One Calditrichia bacterium DNA window includes the following coding sequences:
- a CDS encoding TonB-dependent receptor codes for MINLISKALFLLMLITGYLAAQDAVGNIHGKITDVETRQPLAGVNVILEGLSLGAATDAAGNFQIAGVPVGVHTISADYIGYQKISRTDVVVRGGRITFVNIELAEAAIEGQAVTVESDFFQKDAANPSANSFSAEEIRRSPGGGGDISRILSALPSVSSRGETSQDIMVRGGSPLENGFFVDNIPIPQVNHFTSPSGASNGPIGIINTDLIDNVDFYTGGFSAKFGDRLSSVVNIDYREGNRETFDGQLEMNFAGFGGVFEGPLAKRGSWLVSGRRSYLDLVADAINAGGAPRFEDLQTKIVLDINPKNKITILNIYGASQFQQEKEDALDEGFDEYFKVNNRQNTIGANWFSLLGTSAWSNTSASFTHKTFDFYSNASRSDIRLVENNFSENTLHLRHSTFFQPGSVANIELGFNYDYHFDNFSLQLLVPDTTISGVIIPVETRDNVDVSGARMGAFASLTLKPAARLTTVFGIRGSYSGFNEQTVIEPRFSLSYQFTSRLTLNGSAGIFHQGVSNYLISRDEQFRNLRDLQSRHIIAGVEYLLTPDTRLSLEFFDKDYSDIPEPTPATATRGPLYLPDDRFGASNWGLLTNNGTAYARGVEFLIQKKMAVNFYGMISGSYFRSRYEDFNGVTRDRDYDNRVLFSVIGGYRPNKKWELSVRWTYLGARPYTEIDVAASLAAGTEIRKTDAVNEASLPAYHALFLRADRRFNFRNATIVLYTSIWNAYNRTNLDEYAWSQTKREILEVKQFSLLPIFGLEYEF; via the coding sequence ATGATCAACTTGATTAGTAAAGCATTGTTTTTATTGATGTTGATTACCGGATACCTGGCCGCCCAGGATGCGGTTGGCAACATTCACGGCAAAATTACCGATGTTGAAACCCGCCAACCGCTGGCCGGCGTAAACGTCATTCTCGAAGGATTATCGCTCGGCGCGGCAACGGATGCAGCCGGGAATTTTCAGATTGCAGGGGTTCCGGTTGGCGTGCACACCATCAGCGCAGATTACATCGGTTACCAAAAAATATCCCGGACGGATGTGGTGGTGCGCGGCGGGCGGATCACATTTGTGAATATCGAACTCGCCGAAGCGGCAATCGAGGGACAGGCGGTAACGGTGGAAAGCGATTTTTTCCAGAAAGATGCGGCAAATCCCAGCGCCAATTCATTTTCCGCTGAAGAAATTCGCCGCTCGCCCGGCGGTGGCGGCGATATCAGCCGGATTTTGTCAGCGCTGCCGAGCGTATCGTCCAGAGGTGAAACCAGCCAGGATATCATGGTGCGCGGCGGCAGTCCGCTGGAAAACGGCTTTTTTGTGGATAACATTCCCATTCCTCAGGTGAACCATTTTACCTCGCCGTCTGGCGCATCCAACGGACCGATCGGCATCATCAACACCGATCTCATCGACAATGTCGATTTTTACACCGGCGGGTTTTCCGCCAAATTCGGCGACCGGCTGTCCTCCGTGGTCAATATCGATTATCGCGAAGGCAACCGCGAGACTTTCGACGGGCAGTTGGAAATGAATTTCGCCGGTTTCGGCGGCGTTTTTGAGGGACCGTTGGCGAAACGCGGCAGTTGGCTGGTTTCCGGGCGGCGCAGCTATCTCGATCTCGTTGCCGATGCCATCAACGCCGGCGGCGCACCGCGATTTGAGGATTTGCAGACAAAAATAGTGCTGGATATCAACCCGAAAAACAAGATCACAATTCTGAATATTTACGGCGCCAGCCAGTTTCAACAGGAAAAAGAGGACGCGCTCGATGAGGGATTCGACGAGTATTTTAAGGTGAACAATCGCCAAAATACGATTGGCGCGAACTGGTTTTCGCTGCTCGGAACATCAGCCTGGTCGAACACGTCGGCGTCGTTCACTCACAAAACATTTGATTTTTACAGCAACGCCAGCCGTTCGGATATTCGATTGGTGGAAAATAATTTTTCGGAAAACACGCTGCATTTGCGCCACTCAACGTTTTTCCAACCGGGCAGCGTTGCCAATATCGAGCTGGGATTCAATTACGATTACCATTTCGACAACTTCAGTTTACAACTGCTGGTGCCGGATACGACCATTTCCGGCGTTATTATTCCGGTGGAAACGCGCGACAATGTGGATGTCAGCGGTGCGCGAATGGGCGCATTTGCCAGCCTGACGCTCAAACCGGCGGCGCGATTGACCACGGTTTTCGGGATTCGCGGCAGCTATTCCGGATTCAACGAACAAACGGTTATCGAACCGCGATTTTCGCTGTCGTACCAATTTACATCGCGATTGACGCTCAACGGCAGCGCGGGCATTTTTCATCAGGGTGTTTCAAATTACCTGATTTCGCGAGATGAACAGTTCCGGAATCTGAGGGATTTGCAATCCCGGCACATCATCGCCGGTGTGGAATATTTGCTGACGCCGGATACCCGCCTCTCGCTGGAATTTTTCGACAAGGATTACAGCGACATTCCCGAACCGACCCCCGCCACTGCCACCCGTGGACCGCTGTATCTCCCCGATGACCGGTTCGGTGCATCCAACTGGGGATTGCTGACCAACAACGGCACGGCGTACGCGCGCGGCGTGGAATTTTTGATCCAGAAAAAGATGGCGGTCAATTTTTACGGGATGATCAGCGGATCGTATTTTCGCAGCCGCTACGAGGATTTCAACGGCGTCACCCGCGACCGCGATTACGATAATCGCGTGCTGTTCAGCGTGATCGGCGGGTATCGTCCGAATAAAAAATGGGAATTGAGCGTTCGCTGGACATATCTCGGTGCGCGACCGTACACAGAAATTGACGTTGCGGCATCGCTGGCTGCCGGCACGGAAATCCGCAAAACGGACGCGGTGAACGAGGCATCGCTGCCGGCGTATCACGCGCTGTTTTTGCGGGCGGATCGCCGCTTCAATTTCCGCAACGCGACCATCGTGCTCTACACGAGCATCTGGAATGCCTACAACCGCACCAATCTCGACGAATACGCCTGGAGCCAGACGAAACGGGAAATTCTGGAAGTCAAGCAGTTTTCGCTGCTGCCGATTTTCGGTTTGGAATATGAATTTTGA
- a CDS encoding response regulator transcription factor: MRVLIVEDDRNLAASLEQTFQNEGFQTTVAFDGSKGWELADVERFDLLILDIGLPKMDGLAVLRELRAENIDTPVILLTARGRLEDKITGLDFGADDYLAKPFATAELLARARALLRRKSAFKSTQINIGDLTVNTHSHEVFCRQQLVNLTPTEYRMLTFLLHNANRVVTRLAITEHVWDDNFDLMTNVVDVHIRNLRKKLDECGMPNLIATVRGIGYTIKTTGL, translated from the coding sequence ATGCGCGTTTTAATTGTCGAAGATGACCGGAATTTGGCGGCAAGTTTAGAGCAAACTTTCCAGAATGAAGGATTTCAAACCACCGTTGCCTTCGACGGTAGCAAAGGATGGGAATTGGCAGATGTGGAGCGGTTCGATTTGCTGATTTTAGATATCGGCTTGCCAAAAATGGATGGTTTGGCTGTGTTGCGAGAATTACGGGCGGAAAATATCGATACGCCGGTTATTCTGCTTACCGCCCGCGGACGGCTGGAAGACAAAATTACCGGACTGGATTTTGGCGCAGATGATTATCTGGCAAAGCCTTTTGCCACAGCGGAGCTGTTGGCGCGCGCGCGGGCACTGCTTCGCCGGAAATCCGCTTTCAAAAGCACCCAAATTAACATCGGCGATTTAACGGTGAACACCCATTCCCACGAAGTTTTTTGCCGGCAGCAGTTGGTAAATCTCACGCCAACGGAATATCGCATGCTGACATTTTTGCTGCACAACGCCAACCGTGTTGTGACCCGGCTGGCGATAACGGAACATGTTTGGGACGACAATTTCGATTTGATGACCAACGTGGTGGATGTGCATATTCGCAACCTGCGCAAAAAACTCGACGAATGCGGCATGCCGAATTTGATTGCCACCGTTCGCGGTATCGGCTACACCATTAAAACCACGGGGTTGTGA
- a CDS encoding HAMP domain-containing protein produces the protein MFTQVKARMTIYFSIVVFVLMAGFSGFLYWGFQWLLYRNLDRELLVLADAIEDSYDPVKNEFTFLKSGTENLKTAREGWVRIIAENGEIIFRSDGFLQDVIDFPMALAKSIKPEGQLFRNFNREDGQWFHSIILPVRNVGANYSGGWVEVSQPLKPLQNTLAQFRKLVLISLPLVLLVVGWLSYYVVNRFIRPVALMADQTEQITFHNLKARLPVVNPDDEFGRLAQRFNNLLDRLEHSFLQQQQLLSDISHELKTPVTVLRLRWENQIADGHFNDETRAQLAADVEELTRLSQMVSDLGLLSQSLENAPKQKMPPLDLAALLQSICGDMQLLAEEKNQEFRWSLGDDICVAGESRLLRRLFINLLDNAIKFTPEGGTIDVSGKVAGHSAIIEISDSGIGMTTGEIERVFDRFYRGETARSEHVKGSGLGLTLAKWIASIHNGRLELHSEPGNGSRATVFLPIQLS, from the coding sequence ATGTTCACACAAGTCAAGGCCCGAATGACCATCTATTTTTCGATTGTTGTGTTTGTGCTGATGGCGGGATTCAGCGGTTTTTTGTATTGGGGATTTCAGTGGTTGCTTTACCGGAATCTCGACCGCGAGCTGCTCGTTTTGGCAGACGCCATTGAAGACAGCTATGACCCTGTAAAAAATGAATTTACATTTCTAAAATCCGGCACGGAAAACCTGAAAACCGCCCGGGAAGGCTGGGTGCGGATTATTGCAGAAAACGGCGAAATCATTTTCCGGTCCGATGGATTTTTGCAGGATGTCATCGATTTTCCGATGGCGCTTGCCAAATCCATAAAACCGGAGGGGCAACTGTTTCGCAATTTCAACCGGGAAGACGGGCAGTGGTTTCACAGCATCATTTTGCCGGTTCGGAATGTCGGTGCAAACTATTCCGGTGGATGGGTTGAGGTTAGCCAACCGCTCAAACCGCTGCAAAATACGCTGGCGCAGTTTCGCAAACTGGTGCTCATTTCACTGCCGCTGGTGCTGCTGGTTGTTGGTTGGTTAAGTTATTACGTGGTCAATCGCTTTATTCGTCCGGTTGCGCTGATGGCGGATCAAACCGAGCAAATTACCTTTCACAATCTGAAAGCGCGGCTGCCGGTGGTCAATCCCGATGACGAGTTCGGGCGGCTGGCGCAGCGATTCAACAATTTGCTGGATCGGCTGGAACATTCGTTTCTGCAACAGCAGCAATTATTAAGCGATATTTCCCACGAGCTGAAAACGCCGGTAACAGTGCTGCGGCTCCGCTGGGAAAACCAGATCGCCGACGGGCATTTTAACGACGAAACTCGTGCGCAACTGGCAGCGGATGTGGAAGAATTAACCCGGCTTTCGCAAATGGTGTCCGATCTCGGGTTGCTGTCCCAATCGCTGGAAAACGCACCGAAACAGAAGATGCCGCCGCTGGATCTGGCGGCGTTGCTGCAATCCATTTGCGGCGATATGCAGCTCCTCGCCGAAGAAAAAAATCAAGAATTTCGGTGGTCGCTGGGCGACGATATTTGCGTTGCCGGAGAATCGCGATTGTTGCGGCGATTGTTCATCAATTTGTTGGATAACGCCATCAAATTTACGCCGGAGGGTGGAACCATCGATGTTTCCGGCAAAGTTGCCGGTCATTCGGCAATTATCGAAATAAGCGATAGCGGTATCGGGATGACGACCGGGGAAATCGAGCGGGTTTTTGACCGCTTCTATCGCGGCGAAACCGCCCGGAGCGAACATGTAAAAGGCAGCGGTTTGGGGCTTACGTTGGCGAAATGGATTGCGTCCATCCACAACGGGCGGTTGGAATTGCACAGCGAGCCGGGCAACGGCAGCCGCGCTACGGTTTTTCTGCCCATTCAACTTTCCTGA
- a CDS encoding TolC family protein, translating to MQPKILLFIAILVSALGAQTSAQMTLATCLQIAFENHPAVQSGGWQIKALEADYRREKAGYFPALSLDGQHQQFFYREYNFRQQGLLLTGDWSAGNWLKNSAASAAQSIEAGKANLSEIRLSLAQRIAGVYFSILQTDLQQQSLDNQKSLLAQHSRIAEALWQSGARTRLDLLQTRAATIALEQQQKENHYRRAEFRNELAVLLNRGANELPVVANFPNHVLADTITDAQQIFLMLQKQHPGLQSLDFQIRAAQLQRRKISADLLPHVQMWGGYIADGDPTAEGNYGTVGLGVSVPLYHWGQSKFEKEAAAASIRDLEFQRSQLQNELKIIAEKLANEISKLNEIMDLQREQLAISREAFELAESHYEAGLVTNVEYLDAQQQWQENRLQLQNSQLQLQRQMIEIFLLTGNYPHIAQLQGE from the coding sequence ATGCAACCAAAAATTCTGCTATTTATCGCAATACTGGTGTCTGCGCTGGGTGCGCAAACATCTGCGCAAATGACGTTGGCAACCTGCCTGCAAATTGCCTTCGAAAATCATCCTGCCGTTCAATCCGGCGGATGGCAAATAAAAGCGCTGGAAGCGGATTATCGCCGGGAGAAAGCGGGGTATTTTCCTGCACTTTCGCTGGATGGACAGCACCAGCAATTTTTTTATCGCGAATACAATTTTCGCCAACAGGGATTGCTGCTGACCGGCGACTGGTCTGCTGGAAACTGGCTGAAAAACAGTGCGGCATCCGCAGCGCAATCCATCGAGGCTGGCAAAGCCAATCTTTCAGAAATCCGGCTTTCATTGGCGCAGCGAATTGCCGGTGTTTACTTTTCAATTTTGCAAACAGACCTGCAACAGCAATCGCTGGACAATCAGAAATCATTGCTGGCGCAACACTCCCGGATCGCCGAAGCGTTGTGGCAATCCGGTGCTCGCACGCGGCTGGATTTGCTCCAAACTCGTGCAGCGACAATCGCGCTGGAACAGCAACAAAAGGAAAACCACTACCGGAGAGCGGAATTCCGGAATGAGTTGGCAGTGTTGCTCAATCGCGGCGCAAACGAACTGCCGGTTGTGGCAAATTTCCCGAACCATGTTTTGGCGGACACGATAACCGATGCCCAACAAATTTTTCTGATGTTGCAGAAACAGCATCCGGGCTTACAATCGCTCGATTTTCAGATTCGGGCGGCGCAATTGCAGCGCCGGAAAATAAGTGCAGATTTGCTGCCGCATGTGCAAATGTGGGGCGGATACATCGCCGATGGCGATCCGACGGCTGAGGGAAATTACGGCACAGTCGGGTTAGGCGTTTCTGTTCCGCTGTATCATTGGGGGCAAAGCAAATTTGAAAAAGAAGCGGCTGCCGCATCCATTCGCGATCTGGAATTTCAGCGTAGCCAGTTGCAAAACGAGCTAAAAATTATCGCCGAAAAACTGGCGAACGAGATATCGAAGCTCAATGAAATCATGGACTTGCAGCGTGAGCAATTGGCTATCAGCCGGGAAGCGTTCGAACTGGCCGAAAGCCATTACGAAGCCGGTTTGGTTACCAATGTGGAATATCTGGATGCCCAGCAGCAATGGCAGGAAAACCGGCTGCAACTGCAAAATTCCCAACTGCAACTGCAACGACAGATGATCGAAATTTTCCTGCTCACCGGAAATTACCCACACATTGCCCAATTACAGGGAGAGTGA
- a CDS encoding efflux RND transporter periplasmic adaptor subunit, with translation MRFLKKIVCCVLAAMMFFACQKKSEIADETAEYPLPRLRTVAVQTAEIADTLQLYGRIAFRDETLLASQFEGRISNFSLLIGDRVSRGQAIATIIPPQREALMQLYEQSSADARNLLDSEIKTTTLRSPIDGVVIEVLRRNGDVVQRGEQMVHIGNVQMLQILADVPVKILPYLSKKQSLAVAFPGADLPAIELPVAAISPNVDPAKQAALLRINLPNPGGNFRPGMLVKISLVAERHSDALIVPRDAVLEEDGVFSVFVLAEHHLEKRTVVPGIMQPERIEITDGIAAGEKVAIEKVYSLVDGTEVQP, from the coding sequence ATGCGTTTTCTAAAGAAAATAGTATGCTGTGTTTTGGCAGCGATGATGTTTTTTGCATGCCAGAAAAAGAGCGAAATAGCAGACGAAACGGCAGAATATCCGTTGCCCCGTTTGCGCACCGTTGCGGTGCAAACCGCAGAAATAGCGGATACGCTGCAACTTTACGGTCGCATCGCTTTTCGGGATGAAACCCTGCTCGCCTCCCAATTTGAGGGGCGAATCAGCAATTTTTCGTTGCTTATCGGCGACCGGGTGAGCCGCGGGCAAGCCATCGCCACAATTATTCCGCCGCAGCGTGAGGCGCTGATGCAGCTTTACGAACAATCCTCCGCCGATGCCCGCAACTTGCTGGACAGTGAAATCAAAACAACCACATTACGCAGCCCGATAGACGGTGTGGTGATCGAAGTGTTGCGGCGCAACGGCGATGTGGTTCAGCGCGGCGAGCAAATGGTACACATCGGGAATGTGCAAATGCTGCAAATTCTGGCGGATGTTCCGGTGAAAATATTGCCGTATTTGTCAAAAAAACAATCGCTTGCGGTTGCTTTTCCGGGTGCGGATTTGCCGGCAATCGAGCTGCCGGTTGCCGCAATTTCGCCGAATGTCGATCCCGCCAAACAGGCGGCGTTGCTGCGGATAAACCTGCCCAATCCCGGTGGCAATTTTCGCCCGGGAATGCTGGTGAAAATCAGTTTGGTCGCCGAACGCCATTCCGATGCACTGATTGTTCCCCGGGACGCCGTTTTGGAAGAAGATGGGGTTTTCAGTGTGTTTGTGCTGGCGGAACATCATTTGGAAAAGCGCACTGTTGTTCCGGGAATTATGCAGCCGGAGCGCATCGAAATTACCGATGGCATCGCCGCCGGTGAAAAAGTTGCCATCGAAAAAGTATATTCGCTGGTGGATGGAACGGAGGTTCAGCCATAA